One Leguminivora glycinivorella isolate SPB_JAAS2020 chromosome 15, LegGlyc_1.1, whole genome shotgun sequence genomic window, aaacaagcatacggcccgcctggtggaaagcggtcaccgtaacctatggacgcctgcaactcaagaagtaTTACTCAAGGGGTAGTGTAACtagtagtttattttagttagttATAGGGTTGGGTCCTTTAAATTCCTATAATTTTGTGTTAGAagtgttataattattatattatgtaaataatttatgtgtttaccatgaataaactattgaatctgaatctgaatctgaaagtGTTAGCCGTTAGGCTATTAGCGGAGTATTCACTCTTGCGGTTCACTGCAACACTGgtttatgattaatattttatttgacagTCCATGTATAACACCAGTACAGGAgatctggggggttaccatgacgtactaaagccgttcagtttaggttgagagaaagggacacagctatagcagttacatagctccgtccctctctctcaacctaaactgaacggctttagcacgtcatggtaaccccccaggttaatgttaaataaccacaaaattaaaattttgaaaaaacccccgaccgcgacctagtggaccgaatttcatgaaacatggctaagaacactcccgactaacacagctttcaaataaaaaaaactaaatcgaaatcggttcatccgttcgggagctacgatgccacagacagacacacacacagacaaacagacaaacagacagacagacacgtcaatctCGTTAGGTACTATCCTAGGTAAAATATTAGAGCGCCTCCTTCATCCTGAACTGCTCAAGAACATTGATATTGATGACGCGCAATTTGGTTTCCGGACCGGTCTTTCGACGGATGACGCTATATTTAGCCTCAAAAACACAATCAGCCACTACACGTCTCGCAAAACAACGATCTATGCATGTTTTTTAGACCTCAGCCGCGCATTTGATCTTGTCAATTACGACATCTTGTGGGCGAAGTTACGTGCTTCTCGAGTGCCTAATAGAGTGATTAATTTGCTGAGGTACTGGTACGGAAACCAAATAAACGTTGTGAAATGGGGCGACGCAACCTCTAGCGAATTTAGGCTAGAATGTGGAGTTCGTCAAGGCGGGGTTACGTCTCCGGACCTGTTTAACCTGTATGTGAATGGCCTCATTGAGGAGCTGAGAAGCACCAAGATCGGCTTACTATCCTAGGTAAAATATTAGAGCGCCTCCTTCATCCTGAACTGCTCAAGAACATTGATATTGATGACGCGCAATTTGGTTTCCGGACCGGTCTTTCGACGGATGACGCTATATTTAGCCTCAAAAACACAATCAGCCACTACACGTCTCGCAAAACAACGATCTATGCATGTTTTTTAGACCTCAGCCGCGCATTTGATCTTGTCAATTACGACATCTTGTGGGCGAAGTTACGTGCTTCTCGAGTGCCTAATAGAGTGATTAATTTGCTGAGGTACTGGTACGGAAACCAAATAAACGTTGTGAAATGGGGCGACGCAACCTCTAGCGAATTTAGGCTAGAATGTGGAGTTCGTCAAGGCGGGGTTACGTCTCCGGACCTGTTTAACCTGTATGTGAATGGCCTCATTGAGGAGCTGAGAAGCACCAAGATCGGCTGTCATGTGGGAAATGTTTGCGTGAATAACCTGAGTTATGCGGACGATATGGTGCTGCTCAGCCCCTCAATCAAGGGTATGAGGAGGCTTCTTTCGGTCTGTGAGCATTATGCTAATGCACACGGCCTGAAATATAATGTTTCCAAGACCGAGATGATGGTATTCGCGTCGGGTTCTGGACCGGACAACGTACCTCCGGTGTATCTGAACGGAGTGAAGATCAATGTTGTTGAGCGGTTCAAGTATTTAGGACATTTGTTGACGGAACGGCTGCATGACGACGAAGATATCGAACGCGAGCGGAGGGCTCTTGCTGTCAGAGGTAACATGCTCGCTAGACGCTTTTCTAAGTGTAGCAAAGATGTAAAGACCACACTCTTTAAGGCGTACTGCT contains:
- the LOC125234104 gene encoding uncharacterized protein LOC125234104, with the protein product MVLLSPSIKGMRRLLSVCEHYANAHGLKYNVSKTEMMVFASGSGPDNVPPVYLNGVKINVVERFKYLGHLLTERLHDDEDIERERRALAVRGNMLARRFSKCSKDVKTTLFKAYCLGMYTSQLWVTFTKKAMSRIRVQYNDAFRALMRLPRCCSASSMFADAGVPDFFAIIRTRVASFWRRLRHSSNKILVVVSDDIRSPVFKHWNSIHMDQNKK